Proteins from one Malania oleifera isolate guangnan ecotype guangnan chromosome 4, ASM2987363v1, whole genome shotgun sequence genomic window:
- the LOC131154205 gene encoding protein NDL1-like isoform X2 has translation MGDSSGSVSVDIEMIPFGGKECLVKTSKGSVSVFICGDQEKPAIITYPDVALNYMSCFQGLFFCPDAASLLLHNFCIYNIDAPGHELGAAAISSDVPLLSVDDLADQVAEVLDFFGLREVLCLGVTAGAYILTLFAMKYKERVVGLILVSPICKAPSWAEWIYNKVLLNLLYFYGMCGLLKECLLQRYFSKELRSGSHGAQSDIIQACQRLLDERQSLNVMRFLQAINERHDLTEGLKRLRCKTLIFVGENSPFRAESVYMSAKMDRKSTALVEVQACGSLVTEEHPYAMLIPIEFFLMGFGYHRQPSFAASSSSNGSNPASPSSHSYIAPELLSPESLGIKLKPIRTRATIEV, from the exons ATGGGTGATTCAAGTGGTTCAGTTTCTGTTGATATAGAGATGATTCCTTTCGGGGGAAAG GAGTGTCTGGTGAAGACGAGCAAAGGTTCAGTCTCTGTTTTCATTTGTGGAGATCAAGAAAAGCCTGCTATTATAACATACCCAGATGTTGCTCTTAACT ACATGTCCTGTTTCCAAGGCCTCTTCTTTTGCCCTGATGCGGCTTCTTTGTTGCTTCACAACTTCTGCATTTACAACATCGACGCACCGGGGCATGAG TTGGGAGCTGCAGCAATTTCTTCAGATGTGCCATTGCTTAGTGTTGATGACCTTGCAGACCAGGTGGCCGAAGTGCTCGACTTCTTTGG GCTAAGAGAGGTTTTATGCTTGGGTGTAACCGCTGGTGCTTACATCCTCACACTTTTTGCT ATGAAATATAAAGAACGTGTAGTTGGATTAATTCTCGTTTCCCCAATTTGCAAAGCACCGTCATGGGCTGAATGGATTTACAACAAG GTATTGTTGAACCTATTATACTTTTATGGTATGTGTGGTTTACTAAAAGAGTGTCTTCTTCAGCGCTACTTCAGCAAG GAACTTAGAAGTGGCTCTCATGGTGCACAATCAGACATAATACAGGCATGCCAAAGG CTACTGGATGAAAGGCAAAGTTTGAATGTCATGCGCTTTCTGCAAGCAATTAATGA GAGGCACGACCTCACAGAGGGCCTAAAAAGACTGCGGTGCAAGACACTTATTTTTGTTGGTGAAAACAGTCCTTTTCGAGCTGAATCTGTATACATGAGTGCTAAAATGGACAGAAAATCCACTGCTCTTGTTGAG GTTCAAGCATGTGGCTCACTGGTGACTGAAGAGCACCCATATGCAATGCTGATTCCCATTGAGTTCTTCCTAATGGGTTTTGGCTACCACAGGCAGCCATCTTTTGCTGCATCTTCATCAAGTAATGGTTCGAATCCCGCCAGCCCCTCGAGTCATTCCTACATAGCGCCAGAGCTTCTCTCTCCCGAGAGTCTAGGGATCAAACTGAAGCCCATTAGGACCCGTGCAACGATCGAAGTATAA
- the LOC131153920 gene encoding acetylajmalan esterase-like, with product MASTSSLSLLLLRLLLLVFLLIPSYSVDAHPLQSCMFDAIYQMGDSISDTGNLVLESPLGSSTAFARLPYGQTFFGNATGRCSDGLLMIDYLALAAGLPFVNPYMNRDANFGHGVNFAVAGSTALPTDVLARNGIVSLVTNTSLHVQLHSMLSHFNSICSNQREKLQTALFMVGETGGNDYNYALFQGKSTEQLKSLVPNVVATIKHAVERVIEYGAARVVVPGNFPIGCMPIYLTGFHTNDSAAYDQFGCLKELNNFAMYHNDHLQKAINELVGKNPNVIIAYADYYNAFLSLLQNAPSLGFDELSTQKACCGKGGDYDFDLANMCGALGVPVCPDPHRHISWDGVHLTSNAYKYMSDWLIKDLLPKLQCIF from the exons ATGGCTTCCActtcctctctttctcttcttcttcttcgccttcttcttcttgtttttcttctgATTCCCAGTTATTCCGTCGATGCCCATCCGCTTCAGAGTTGCATGTTTGATGCCATTTATCAAATGGGTGATTCCATCTCCGACACCGGCAATCTCGTTCTCGAGTCTCCCCTTGGTTCCTCCACCGCTTTTGCCCGCCTTCCCTATGGCCAAACCTTCTTCGGCAATGCCACCGGCAGGTGCTCCGACGGCCTCCTTATGATCGATTACCTCG CGCTGGCTGCTGGACTTCCATTTGTGAATCCATACATGAACAGGGATGCCAACTTTGGCCATGGCGTCAATTTTGCGGTTGCTGGTTCTACTGCTTTGCCAACCGATGTTCTTGCACGGAATGGCATCGTCTCTTTGGTCACCAACACCTCCCTTCATGTTCAACTCCATTCCATGCTTTCCCACTTCAATTCCATTTGTTCCAATCAAAGAG AGAAACTCCAAACAGCACTGTTCATGGTGGGAGAGACCGGAGGCAATGACTATAACTATGCTTTGTTTCAAGGAAAATCTACTGAACAATTGAAGAGCCTTGTCCCCAACGTTGTTGCCACCATAAAGCATGCTGTTGAA AGAGTGATCGAATATGGCGCTGCCCGGGTGGTTGTTCCTGGCAATTTCCCTATTGGTTGTATGCCAATCTATCTCACAGGCTTCCACACCAACGATTCGGCAGCCTATGACCAATTTGGATGCTTAAAAGAGTTGAACAACTTTGCAATGTATCACAATGATCATTTGCAAAAGGCCATCAATGAATTGGTAGGAAAAAACCCAAATGTTATCATTGCATATGCCGATTATTATAATGCTTTCCTATCGCTCCTTCAGAATGCCCCATCTCTTG GTTTTGATGAGCTTTCTACACAAAAAGCTTGCTGCGGGAAAGGAGGGGATTACGATTTTGATTTGGCCAACATGTGTGGAGCTCTAGGAGTACCTGTTTGTCCCGATCCTCACCGTCACATCAGTTGGGATGGTGTTCATTTGACAAGCAATGCGTACAAATATATGTCAGATTGGCTCATCAAAGATCTTTTGCCCAAGTTACAGTGCATTTTCTAA
- the LOC131154205 gene encoding protein NDL2-like isoform X1, producing MGDSSGSVSVDIEMIPFGGKECLVKTSKGSVSVFICGDQEKPAIITYPDVALNYMSCFQGLFFCPDAASLLLHNFCIYNIDAPGHELGAAAISSDVPLLSVDDLADQVAEVLDFFGLREVLCLGVTAGAYILTLFAMKYKERVVGLILVSPICKAPSWAEWIYNKVLLNLLYFYGMCGLLKECLLQRYFSKELRSGSHGAQSDIIQACQRLLDERQSLNVMRFLQAINERHDLTEGLKRLRCKTLIFVGENSPFRAESVYMSAKMDRKSTALVEVRCNLLFSFFNSCDSKNLLFLGIKGTPDPLHGAACHWPSKCPLVFQWKMLRNEMIITLLDVLVTQFFPPTFGGINFEMESKSVSFASSFSFIFASYHPVQIPWRRVLL from the exons ATGGGTGATTCAAGTGGTTCAGTTTCTGTTGATATAGAGATGATTCCTTTCGGGGGAAAG GAGTGTCTGGTGAAGACGAGCAAAGGTTCAGTCTCTGTTTTCATTTGTGGAGATCAAGAAAAGCCTGCTATTATAACATACCCAGATGTTGCTCTTAACT ACATGTCCTGTTTCCAAGGCCTCTTCTTTTGCCCTGATGCGGCTTCTTTGTTGCTTCACAACTTCTGCATTTACAACATCGACGCACCGGGGCATGAG TTGGGAGCTGCAGCAATTTCTTCAGATGTGCCATTGCTTAGTGTTGATGACCTTGCAGACCAGGTGGCCGAAGTGCTCGACTTCTTTGG GCTAAGAGAGGTTTTATGCTTGGGTGTAACCGCTGGTGCTTACATCCTCACACTTTTTGCT ATGAAATATAAAGAACGTGTAGTTGGATTAATTCTCGTTTCCCCAATTTGCAAAGCACCGTCATGGGCTGAATGGATTTACAACAAG GTATTGTTGAACCTATTATACTTTTATGGTATGTGTGGTTTACTAAAAGAGTGTCTTCTTCAGCGCTACTTCAGCAAG GAACTTAGAAGTGGCTCTCATGGTGCACAATCAGACATAATACAGGCATGCCAAAGG CTACTGGATGAAAGGCAAAGTTTGAATGTCATGCGCTTTCTGCAAGCAATTAATGA GAGGCACGACCTCACAGAGGGCCTAAAAAGACTGCGGTGCAAGACACTTATTTTTGTTGGTGAAAACAGTCCTTTTCGAGCTGAATCTGTATACATGAGTGCTAAAATGGACAGAAAATCCACTGCTCTTGTTGAGGTAAGATGCaatcttcttttttccttttttaattccTGTGATTCAAAGAACTTACTGTTTTTGGGTATCAAGGGAACCCCTGACCCTTTGCACGGAGCAGCTTGCCATTGGCCAAGCAAATGTCCTCTTGTTTTTCAGTGGAAAATGTTGAGGAATGAAATGATAATCACTCTACTCGATGTGCTAGTCACTCAATTTTTTCCTCCCACTTTTGGAGGGATTAATTTTGAAATGGAGAGTAAATCCGTTTCCTTCGCCAGTTCCTTTTCCTTTATCTTCGCCTCATATCACCCGGTCCAGATTCCTTGGAGGAGAGTGCTACTTTGA